The following proteins are encoded in a genomic region of Fusobacterium perfoetens ATCC 29250:
- a CDS encoding ABC transporter substrate-binding protein has protein sequence MKKILLVLSILGILVGCEEKKEEKIKIGITQIIEHAALDEVVIGFKECLKEKGYDESKVEIDYQNAQGDFGTAQTIANSYVQDKKDLILAISTPSSQAVYNATKEIPIIVAAVTDPISAGLTGNNVTGVSDMAPVGKQIELINALLPNAKKIGVVYNTSEENSLVLVDILKQEANKYGYEIVEKGITNINEIGQALDIILKEVDVLYTPTDNLIVAATPLVLSKAKENMIPVIGCIEDQVKQGALATETISYKNSGYQAGKMAIEILNGKKPNDIPIETLENTVLLINKNSMNELGIELPEILKERAVIIE, from the coding sequence ATGAAAAAAATATTATTAGTTTTATCAATATTAGGAATATTAGTTGGATGTGAAGAAAAAAAAGAAGAAAAGATAAAAATAGGAATAACTCAAATAATAGAACATGCAGCTTTAGATGAAGTTGTAATAGGTTTTAAAGAATGCTTGAAAGAAAAAGGATATGATGAAAGTAAAGTTGAAATAGATTATCAAAATGCCCAAGGAGATTTTGGAACTGCGCAAACTATAGCAAATTCATATGTTCAAGATAAGAAAGATTTAATTTTAGCAATATCAACACCATCTTCTCAAGCTGTATATAATGCAACAAAAGAAATACCTATAATTGTGGCTGCTGTAACAGATCCAATATCTGCAGGACTTACAGGAAATAATGTAACAGGAGTTAGTGATATGGCTCCAGTAGGAAAGCAGATAGAACTTATAAATGCTTTATTACCAAATGCTAAAAAAATAGGTGTTGTATATAATACTAGTGAAGAAAATTCTTTGGTATTAGTAGATATATTAAAACAAGAAGCTAATAAATATGGGTATGAAATTGTAGAAAAAGGGATAACAAATATAAATGAAATAGGTCAAGCACTAGATATAATTTTAAAAGAAGTTGATGTTCTTTATACTCCAACAGATAATTTAATAGTAGCTGCTACACCTCTTGTATTATCAAAAGCAAAAGAAAATATGATTCCAGTTATAGGTTGTATAGAAGATCAAGTGAAACAAGGGGCACTAGCAACAGAAACTATCAGTTATAAAAATTCAGGATATCAAGCAGGTAAAATGGCTATAGAAATATTAAATGGGAAAAAACCTAATGATATACCAATTGAAACATTAGAAAATACAGTTTTATTAATTAATAAAAATTCTATGAATGAATTAGGAATTGAGTTACCAGAAATATTAAAAGAAAGAGCAGTTATAATAGAATAG